A DNA window from Macadamia integrifolia cultivar HAES 741 chromosome 4, SCU_Mint_v3, whole genome shotgun sequence contains the following coding sequences:
- the LOC122075999 gene encoding nudix hydrolase 2-like → MFRYFSRSSLLCLKSRFLCVSANQSSFLSSPTTAGVQRKVCSSAGNFRLGVSEGLKDKPMNPLNSRYMPLSKSSSSAKERVVSKNGSQPVKLLHGAEDEFGGVIVDMKEPLDSEVFVATLRDSISKWRKEGKKGVWMKFPIEHVNLVEAAVKEGFWYHHAEENYLMLVYWIPETPNTIPANASHRVGVGACVINDKKEMLVVQENGGNFRATGVWKFPTGVVDEGEDICRAAIREVKEETGIDTEFVEVLAFRQSHQAFFGKSDFFFVCMLRPLSFEIQKQEVEIEAAQWMPIEDYATQPFAQNHELGKFLADICIAKIDKGYAGFSPVVTGSAFSQKPFDLYLNCGDLNQPQPSL, encoded by the exons ATGTTTAGATATTTTTCGCGATCTTCATTGCTCTGCTTGAAATCCAGATTTCTCTGTGTTTCCGCAAATCAGagctccttcctttcttccccGACGACTGCCGGCGTTCAAAGAAAAGTCTGTTCCAGTGCAGGCAACTTCCGTCTTGGTGTTTCCGAAG GTCTCAAGGATAAACCCATGAATCCACTCAATAGCAGATATATGCCACTTTCAAAAAGTTCGTCTTCAGCCAAGGAACGTGTTGTATCTAAAAATGGCTCTCAACCTGTTAAGCTACTTCATGGAGCTGAGGACGAATTTGGAGGTGTCATTGTAGACATGAAGGAACCCTTGGATTCTGAGGTCTTTGTTGCTACTCTTAGAGATTCAATATCAAAATGGAGGAAAGAG GGTAAGAAAGGTGTTTGGATGAAATTTCCCATTGAACATGTAAATCTTGTGGAAGCTGCTGTCAAG GAGGGGTTCTGGTATCACCATGCTgaggaaaattacttgatgctTGTATATTGGATTCCTGAAACTCCTAATACTATACCAGCAAATGCTTCACACCGAGTTGGTGTCGGTGCTTGTGtgataaatgataaaaaagag ATGCTGGTAGTACAGGAGAATGGTGGCAACTTCCGGGCCACAGGTGTTTGGAAGTTCCCTACTGGAGTTGTTGATGAG GGTGAAGATATTTGTAGGGCAGCAATAAGGGAAGTTAAAGAAGAGACAGGA ATTGACACAGAATTTGTTGAAGTACTGGCATTTAG GCAAAGTCACCAGGCATTTTTTGGGAAGTcagattttttctttgtttgcatGTTGCGGCCCCTCTCTTTTGAAATCCAGAAGCAAGAAGTAGAGATCGAGGCAGCACAG TGGATGCCAATTGAGGATTATGCAACACAACCATTTGCTCAGAATCATGAGCTAGGAAAGTTCTTGGCTGACATTTGCATTGCAAAGATTGATAAAGGGTATGCTGGATTTTCTCCGGTCGTTACAGGATCAGCTTTTTCACAGAAGCcatttgatttgtacttgaacTGCGGTGATCTGAACCAGCCCCAGCCATCCTTGTGA